AAAGTTTAGGTTTGAAATTTGGGCCCCGTGAAGCATCTTCccaaacaaaataaaggaaCATCTCTGGCCAATGCTtcttgttctggttctggttcagttTTTCCCTCACTAGTAGATCATCGTCCCAGTCAAATCAAATACAGAATCTTTGATAAGAAAGTAAACTTAAAGGACTCTTCCTCCAGCGCCGGGCAGGTGACGTATTCACGCACACGCCGGGACGAGGTTTTTGAGACCCGGGGCTGTTTGGTCCGGAGACCGGCGTGATGAAGAAGAAGCCGCGGGCGGTTCACGGAGATGGACACGACAcactccagctgctgctgctgccaccgaCGCAGAGCCAGACGCACGGCGCCTCTTCTTCAGCGGTAAGCTAACCACCACCGCTGTGttatgatttttcttcttctctggatGTTTCTTGGCGGTTGACAAACAATGTCCAGGCGCGTTACCGCCACCTTCTGATCTGGAGGGGTAATGCAGCTTTACACCCTACATTTTTTCCAGTCTGCTATTTCGAATCACTCTTTCCTGTTTGTATTAAGGACCATAAATGCATGTTCCACTCTTTCCTGTATATTAcaatactacacacacacacacacacacacacacaccgaagaAATTATGTATGCAATCGTGTTCTTCTTTTTAGGTCCTAGTTTCTCTCATTTCACCTGCTTTCTAACTTTAATGTTCCCGCTATTAAATTCCtcctgcaaatgttttttttaatatctctgAATGTATTAGGTTTTTAACTTCAGCtttatactttttatatttatgcaTATTTGTCTGCTAGTGAACTCCTCTCCACCCATGGGATTCAGGTTTGTTATTCCTGCTTTGTCGAGATGTCACCCAGGCAGAATTGCATTATGGGAGTTGTAGGATGAAGAGTTTTTTTTGAAGCTTCACTCTAAAAGTCGGCGTATCTCGTACTCTCTGCTGCATCAACCCtgaccatctttttttttttttttctcttcttttttttttgaatccgTCTCTTGCGACTGAGTGCTCTGACTGTTATCAAAACGCATCAATGctgaagtgccccccccccccctttaaaatTCATTGCAACCTGCGTTCCGTGTTTCATCTCCACTCTACTATGCAGTGCTGCCGATGGATCATAATTcagaggaacagcagcagcagcagtagtagagGAGCGCGCCTCTGTAGCCAGCGTGCGTGCGCACATGCGTAAAATGTAGTAGGTGGTCGGTGCGCATGGCATCTCGGTGCCTGCGCTCCGCGGCTCTCGGCGCTGCTCTGCCCTCCTCTGCCGCTGGGCTGCCACTGATGAGGAGGATGCCGAGCGGAGCGCGGCGCTCGTACACGTCCCTGCGCGAGGCTACGACAGCCGCAGTTTCCCAAGACTGAAGTCACGGATGAAGCGGGCGAGGAGCgtgaattcttcttcttcttcttcttctgatgatgatgacgacgacggcGATGGTGgtgacggacggatggatgatgGTCTGAGCCGTTGCGCCTCGCTCGCACAAGCTGTACCCGCCGGCAGGACGACACACAGCGCGTGGATTCGTCGGAGGTGAGAGTGCGGCTGTGAATCACGGAGGGAAAATATCCTCCTTATTCACCCCTGGACCACTTacatcccccccaccccccatctgatgctgctgctgctgccgccgccgccgctgctgcctcctctgccaatgatgatgatgatgatgatgctctaAACGCAACCTGCGTGATATTCCTCCGGTAAAAGGCCAATTCCCCCGCCTTGCCTCCCGTTATTCGGCTGTCGAGACGCGCGTGAGGATTGAAGAGACACAGGTTCGCCTCATTGTTTCTCATGAAATTCCAGggcatctctcatctctcatctctcatctctctctctcactctctacACCCCTATTCCCCAATTGCAGAAATAAGGTAAATATAAGGCAGTTCCATCCATCAGCAACATGGCTGCGTTCTGTGCGTCTTGTGCAccgatttttttcttgtttttgctgaagtgtcagtgcagcagcagcagcatcgtcgCTCGCCCGTGCAGAATCGAGACTTGTAGGGAAAACGGAGAAAGTGAATGATGTCAGCGGAAGGGAGAGATACTGCAGCAGCCGAGTCCTTCTGTTGACTCGCGTCAAAGGGATGTTGTCATTACCTCGCAGCTCCAAGGTGCGGTTACAGTAGAGGAAATAATGCACCTTTGCGGGGCCTGCGGTGATGGTGATCATCCAAATGAGTTCTGAGCATTCATATGTGAATGGAAGGGACTAAacattgaaaggaaaaaaaagaatcccattAATCACAGCCGTGCTGGTCTGTTCCCCTTCGAATGTGCTCTCGTCTGcgaattcattttttttttttgcctatgaATAATTGACAAGTTCTTCCTTTTATCTCGTATCAAAGAACAAAACCTTCAAATCTGTCAAACTGTCTTTGGTTGCCATGCACTGCTCACAGTTGTCCTGCACGTCGTCGCCTGCCAAAGGCAAGTTGCCTACTCGTGAATTTCTGCAAGTACTTCATAGGCGGAATATTAACAATGAgccattgtgttgtgttttttttttttttttgctgacctGTGTCTGTTGCGTCTCCCACACTGCATTGCAAatgtccccccccaccccccatggTGCCTTATAGTGCCTCCCTGACTTTATTGGCCCCTTGAAATAACCacgtattgttgttgttgttcctttaTTGTATGTGTGCCACTTTATAGGAGCCCATTCAATATGTAATCAGGCAGAACCAGGgtgttcctgctgtgttcatGGCTCTGTGAACCTGCAGTCCTCACTGGGCTGGAGTCATGAATCGCCCCAATACTCATTCAAAGCACAAAAATAGCCATCTCATTTTCAAAGTGGTTTCATTCCGACCCTAAAATGCAGCTATATCTTGTGGTTGTGAAAGTCAACCTTCATAATCAGAGCTGAGACAGTTCATCCATcggcaaaaaaaatgatcagcaaACATGCCAAACATGACTGCTTTCAggatttcctgcttttctttgctttgtattattgcaaattaaaattattcAGGTTTCGGACTGTTGCGCTGACCAAAAGAGACGttttgaagatgtcaccttgAGCTCTGTTTATTTCTCGgtggagaaaaataattattcatttGCAGCCCTGATCATACCTGGTTGTTTCAACTGAGGAATGAAACAATGCCTTCATTCAGTAGGAGAATTTCAGTGGAGGACGTCTTTTCCATAAAGACCCTCGCTGTGGAGTCTGTGGAGCCTGTTTCCCGGAATAAGCGCCTCCCAACACAAGTCAGGGTTGCAGGTTGGTGAACGGAAAGAGGCTGTGTCACAACACGGGAGATCGGTGTGCGAAGAGGGGTCTCTGTAGAACAAGGCGTGATGAAGAACCGCGGCTTCTCGCCGCTCGGGCATCTCGTCGGTCGGCCCGACGAGCAAACATGTGACCCAGACATATTTTGGGAGCTCGGCCCCTCCGAGTCCGGGGCGCTCGTCAGTCACTGGCCAGCCGTGATTGTGCCCCGTGTCCATTATCATTAAGTGGATCCTGTGCAGCTCAGTCGGTGTCATTAGCCCACAGGATGCAGTCGCTGCCGAGCGGGATGTCATGGAGAATTATCATTTGCACCGACCACGGGCACTGGACTGTTCCCCCGGCCTCGCTCACCAATATCTCCGCaggagaagggggcggggggaggacAAAAGCACAAATTGGGGAAGTTAATGAAGTCCttgaaggagggagagacagaccGGAGGTGTAAATTACTTCTTTAAAAGTCAGCGAGGAACGTCTGAACTATCGTAGTATAACATAACTAACTCATtaacccttttttcttcctctttttcttcacagGACCGACGCTTAGGGCTTTTCTACGTTTGACATTCAGCCGTCGACAGGTAAGTGCTTTTAAAATTGTGATAAAATCACTTATATAATGCTGATGTTATTACTCACAGGCTGGGAAAAATTATTTGTTATGTCTTACTCGGAACAAAGACTTTAATTTCCCTGTACGAGTACAAATGTGCGCCACTAATGTTCTGATATCACCCTGAAATATCTTAATTAGATAAGAACACTGTGATATTACTGTTGAAGAGCAATTGAAGAAACTTAAAAGGCCACTGTTCAAGAACAAATGACACCGGCTCTGAAGAGAGCACTTAACTCCGCCACATTTAAAGCCCTGACGATAAAACAGTCGACAGAGGGAATGAATGAGATGATGAAACCTGCGTTGTTTCAAAGGGGAAAGTGTCAAGTCCAAAGATAGTGAAACAACTGAAGTGGAGTCAGGCATCGTCACGGATTTACGGCCATGAAAGAGATGAGCTCTCTTCTTGTGTTCCTCCACACTTCACCTGACACCTGTACCCCAACTCTTAACATCTTGTGGACAAAATTAATCCTGTTCTTTTCCCGTGTCTTTAGTTGTGGAGTTACTGTAAAACTAATCAAAGATCATCAACGCACTTTAATGGACCGGTTTGACATTTTCGGGAAAGGGTGCTTATATTCTTTCTCTCTGGTTAGTTtggctttgcaaaaaaaagaaaaagaaaaaagaaattggccCGTGCAGACAAGAATGAATCCGGCACAAAACCAGTAAAACCtctgtttggcattttttattttaatacagattaaacaaattaGATATAATGTCTTAACTGGTGAGCTTTACATATGGCAAAGGAAAAAGTTTGAACAGAATCAGCCTTTGTGTTATCAGTTGCTGGATCTTTTTTCAACCTTGACAGTTTACTAAACTCTGCCATTATTGATAAAGTCAGGGACATTTTAGATTTgagaagtttttcttttaccgCCTGATCTCCACCTTTCACTGATTTAAATAGTGTGGCAAATTATACAAAATGGCAATTCAGATATAGTGAATTTAATTTCTATAGCTGGTTTCATCATCTGTTGAAAAGCCAACCAAAGCTACACGATCTATATATTCCGTACACAGCTAAGAGAGATGACTCAACACGGTCCTTGATAAGTCAAGGTAAGTTATAAAGAGGGaaagaacatactgtacatcagagtTCCGGAGCGCATCTGCGCATTTCACTTAGCACGAGACGCACGTGATCAATAATCTGTGCACCTCCACTCGAATGAACCCCCCGGAAATAATGCACACGTGAGGTTCATGCCCTCCGAATGTTAATATGTCAGGGCTGAGATCAAATCTTCTTATTTTTctggaaacatttttctcttcatttgcATGCACGGTGTGTATGCAAATCCTGCCCACTCTCGCACGGTATCTGAATTATTTTGGAcaataaaagggggggggggggggtgcctgTGTGTTGCGTTTATtaccatgctgctgctgccgccgcgcTGCATGCTCTGCTGTTTGATGTGCCACAGGATGATCGAGGAAGGCAGTAAACGAGGCAAGGCCATGGTGGAGAAGAGGCAGCTCTTCATGGAAATGAGTGAGTGGAGTCGACGACTGAGAGAAATCTCTTTTCACTGTTCATCGTCCGCGCTGGCCTCGCTGTACTGTAGTTCTTTGACTGGCCTTGGAGTTGCACAGGAGATGCGTGGTCCCTCACACGTACATTATGATTCCTCCCACACAAAGACAGCGATAGTGTTTCGAAATGTACCCTCCAGTATGCCTGATTGCATTTTGtacagtgttttcatttgatttcactaAAGCCGGACAGACTCTGCATTAATCTGAGAGCGTTTTGGGGGGAACACACTTTGTGGAGactttatttgtgcttttatttttgcaggagCACAAAACTTTGACGTCATCAGACTGTCGACTTACAGGACTGCCTGCAAACTCCGCTTTGTGCAGAAGAGATGCAACCGTAAGAGCTTCTTTTGTCCCCGTCTGTCTACGACAGACCGGTAGAAACGTTTACTCCCACGTGCACACAGACTCGATTGATCACCTTCCGTCTGTTTACCCGTCCTCGCAGTTCATCTGGTGGACGTCTGGAACATGATCGAAGCCTTCCGTGACAACGGGCTCAACACGCTGGACCACAACGCAGAAATCAATGTGTCGCGGCTGGAGACCATCCTGTCTTCCATCTACTACCAGCTCAACAAGCGGTTGCCCACCACCCACCAGATCAATGTGGAGCAGTCCATCGGGCTGCTGCTCAACTTCATGGTGGCCACCTATGACAGGTACGAGGGCAGGTGGTCGGGAGAGCAGCGCGCTCTGCAGGTGGCGATGGTCAGAATCGCTTTCTCTGTTGTCTGGGTAGAGTTGGTGCAGGAGCCACATCAATCCGCCTTGACAGCTGATCGACACGCGTTCAACAAACCACATGACCTTTTAGAGCAGTGGTCCCAAACCTTTCTATCTCATGACCCATAAAAACAACATGCGAGCCTTAGTCACAGGTTACTTATGTCTACTGGTTTTGACCAGTAATATATAAGAGATAAATGATATTCCTGCGGGAAaatgacctcttttttttcctgctttttttgcttttgcatcCTGTTAATCATCTCGCTGCCACAAATCTGACGCCAGGTAAAACACACCTTAGTCGCTGCTCAGAAAATGTTCGTGCTTTAAACCTTATAATGTATTAACAtccatgcaaacaaacaaaatttcCATTTTAATCATATGCAGTCAGCTTACACACAGCTATGATAAACTACAGGTAATGTGTCGAACTTCACATTATTACTCTGTTAtaataaaaaagtcattttttatgGGTTATCAAGTTAAACCCTTAAAGACACATTAAAAAGTATCTCATTGAAATTGTATTAcctttatatattattattattatttaattattattagtttattaaaacatttaagacCTTTATCAAGCAAAAAGGCCTCACTTGTCTTAGGTTTAGTAAATTTTGGAATCCTTTGGTTTTGGACCTTTTAAGGTGGACATTGTAAGATGTCACCAAAGGGTATTTTTCCGTTTACTATTTTCTGCTATTTTATAAAACAAACGATCAATACTGAGCCATACTCTGAATGACAGAGCCTTATATATAATTAAATCCAAATTAACTTTTCTTATCAGGAAacttccattaaaaaaagtgtttgttttaagtTCCGTTTCAAAGCTCTGTCCACACTCCTAGTGGACAAAAATACTGCCAGTGTGTTCGTTTTTATTGTTGACCCTCAGTGTTGCTAATAACTCCACATTCACATTAACGTAGCATCTGCACTGGGAGCTACAACGCTGACTTCCCTGTAGAAACGCACCATTAAAATCAGGAGTTAGACCTCTGATATCTTGGCAATGAGCAAGCAAGAAAAACAGATCTGCCAGCTTAATCACACgcggatataaaaaaaaattgcaccgTGTAACAAAAGGCCCAATCTGCTGAAGCATCCCCGCTGAGGTTTTACTGTATGTCCCTCCCTCTCAATGTTTCCTCTGCGCTCAAGGCCCCGGACACTGTGCATCCTGGAGCACGGAGGTTTATTATTGACCGTAAAGTTCTCTTTCATTATTGTTCCTCGTGTGCACAAATTGATTGGCAGCCTGCCCTGTTCATTCATGGGCCCCATTCAATTGGTTTACTTTTATCTGTAAGGCCATTTTGCCCTCCcgacccccctccctctgttaaTATTCATGCTGCTGTGTCTCTGGGGAAACTCGGTGGAAATGACTGCCTGCGATCGCAGGAAGTGGTTTTGCTATCTGTCCCCGAGGTCCAAACTGAATTAGACGGAAGAGCTTTCAAGCACTCCGTTACCTCTGCTCGGAAGTCAGAGCTGAATGAATGTGAACTGAAAGAACTGGTCTCTCTTGGCGAGTTGATAAAGACTTTAAGCGGTCTAATAATGACCTGTATGTTCCATGTTAAGCGGTGATTTAAGGCTTAGTTTGCGGTTTATGACCTTTTAGGACCAGAAGTACACTGAGGTGTTTCAATTATATACTTGCTCATATGGAATTGCAGTTTTTTACTTTGGGTTAACTTCTTAATTTGTTAAATCTCAGCATTGTTCCCAGTTTGAATGAAGGTTCTGCACAAAATGAAGGAGAATTAAAAACATCCTACTTTTCCCTGTAACCAAATTTCTAATTGAAGACAGAGTAAGGCTGCAGCAGGGGGCATTATTTTGCTTCTGAATTTAACTTTTCACTAGCGAGACTAagattatttcttcttctctcacttcAATGTCCTAATGAAGcgtgtctcttttctttcccctcgcAGCGAAAGCCATGGGAAGTTGACCGTCTTCTCAATGAAAGCAATGCTGGCGACAATGTGTGGAGGGAAAATTGTGGACAAACTACGCTGTAAGTACATATTTGACTGCCTTCCACGGAACATGTTACACGTCCTGGGACAGCCTAAGTCTTCCTGTAGTttctcaaatcaaacacacgGGGGCACTGTTGGAACACACCAGCAGAATTCATTGACAGTACATGTTCTTAACTGATGAGTATATGAAGTGTGGATCATGCATCATATGAATATCAAAAATGGCTGTTTTGCGTGACGTCTTTGCTGAGAGTAAAATCGGACTCTTGTCGTCCCTCAGATATTTTCTCACAGATCTCTGACTCGAGTGGAGTCATGGTGTTTGCCAAGTTTGACCAGTTTCTCCGCGAGGTGCTGAAACTGCCCACGGCTGTGTTCGAGGGCCCCTCCTTCGGCTACACGGAGCATTCGGTGCGGACGTGCTTCCCTCAGCAGGTGGGATATTTGAACACGCTATCCTCCGCCAAGTCTTCTCTATCTTGTGTGTAAAGTTTGTATCAACGCAcacttctctttgtgtttgtatccAGAAGAAGATCATGCTGAACACATTTTTGGATGTGTTGATGGCAGATCCTCCTCCCCAGTGTCTCGTCTGGTTACCGCTCATGCACCGACTTGCAAATGTTGAAAATGGTAAGACGTGGACTCGATGTACCTCAGTTactcacattacattacattgtaCATCCATGTTGGACTCTCATCATTCAAACACTCAAGTTcctcgttttgtttttctaaagttgGACCTGACATTGTCCAATGATCTGGAGGGAACATGTATGCctttaaaaactgtgttttataaCTAGAATAACAGAAAGTGGGGATTTCTGCATTTGGGGGTCCGTGGAAAAAATGGTGCAAATGTTGTCCAGTCAAGTAGATTTatttaacacattaaaaacatctgGAGTTGAGCCAAAGTTCTTTGCAACCAAggcaaaggaaaacaacacaagcatGGAGTAGAAGTATTAAGTGCACACAAAGAAATATAGGTATAAAGtaatatattatgtatataataAAGTTAAGTACTTTGGATTTAAGAGCATTTCTTGAATATATTTCTAGTTCCACCACTGACTGTAGGGGTAAGTCATAAATCACAGGCTGGAAACCGCTGCCTTATAAAACTAACTGCACGCGGAGGTTCGAGTCGGTAACGGTGTTAACCGAGATGTCACGTCTCCAGCTGATGATCCCGTTTTTTTGTCACCGCTCAGTCTTCCATCCGGTGGAATGTTCATATTGCCGGAGCGAGAGCATGATGGGTTTCCGCTATCGGTGCCAACAGTGCCATGGCTACCAGCTTTGTCAGAGCTGCTTCTGGCGCGGCCATGCCAATGGTCCCCATAGCAACCAGCACCAGATGAAGGAGCACTCGTCGTGGGTAAGGCAAAACCCCCGATCGCTCTCAATTTTAACCCCGTGTCGTTTCCTTTTTCTAAACAATTCACAAATAGTCAATATCTCTCTGTGAGTGTGGAGTGATTTTTTACAACGTCATCCGTCCTGCTACATTTACCGACATAtggaaaaattaaattgtattgatTGAATTCACTATGTTGCCACATCCCATCAAAAAGCTCAGTCATCGTAGTAAGTCATAGGCGCTGGATCACCAAATCCAATCCCCATCCTCCTCGGTCTGTGTTCAGAGAAGGATGACGGTTCATGAAGCATCTGAACTGCagtgaaatttgaaatatataaaaatccaATTTTATCATGAAGGTTAAGTTAAATCTGTTCTGGatgttttcctatttttaatgacatttcacTGACACACATCTGTGACATTGTTCACCGTGCTCATTTGGTTTCCTGTTCACAAAAACATCTGCAATGTTTAGTTTTGGCCTCAGGCAGCATTTTCAATCCACCTCAGTTCTGATTAGCTGGACACGTGGACAAGTGGACACTTCCTGTTTAATGTTTCAATACCAGATCCATTTTATTAAGATGCTTCCCCCTGACGATGGATGTGTGGTATCATATAAAAACCTACATGAAACTTCTGTTTCCTAAATGGCGGAGCCTGCTACATTGATCCACCTGCTTTTAGAAACTGTATCAGTCAATTCTACCTAGACTTGATTGATtagtctggtttttttttcggcattagaagaaaactaaaaacctGTTTCAAAGGCCTTTCTAACCTGCCAAGAGCAACATGACAATCATCCAATTTGAGGATACTGAAACAGATAATTAGTAAATGACTTCACAGTGTCACTCACCTAAAACTAACATTTGTAATAGTGTTGTATGCTTACGCCGGGTTCAGGTCATATCAAATTCACAGCAATTATCATATTCCAACTTGTAAATAGATTTGGAAGTTCACGTAACATCCTAGATGTAATTACAAggacatttagatttttctctGGTATATCTGACTTGGCATTTAATACTTTTAAAGGGGTCTGAACCTAAATGTTATTGACGTGGTGTTATATTGTCAAtgcacagatatttttttttagcccttACACACGAACAACTtacagcaaacattttttcccaGCATGAATCCAGTGTGCATTGCTGTTTTAAAGCTGAGAGGCAGTTTGGATTACAGCGGCGCACAAACCTGCCTTAGAAGCAGCCCATCGTAGTAAACGGACTGTGGACCCGGTTATGTGAATGACTTCATGAAGCAGCTTAAAACCGTTTCCGCTTGCCACCAACACGGCGGCTACAGTAGACAAGGCGATAAtactttgtttctttcttccgtCCCCTCCTCACAGAAGTCTCCAGCCAAAAAGCTGAGCCACGCGATCAGTAAATCTCTGGGCTGCGTCCCCATCGGAGAGCCGCCACATCCTGTGTTCCCCGAGCAGGCGGAGAGGCCGCAGGAACTCACCCACACTGTGTAAGTGCCATTCCCGAAGGCGTTTGTGACCACTATTTGTGTCATAAATGAGAGACACCCGACCGATTTGTTGATTAACTGAGGGCCCCGGCGTGCTGATGATCTATAAGTCTGTTCTTGTCATGTAActgcctccatctcttccaTTTGGCTGTCTCAGGACATGACTGATAGATCGCCATCTCGTGAAGATGTCAAGCCCCTGATTATTTGCTGACGCGGAAATGCTGATATACGGCGCGGGCTCAGACGCCGCTGCCGCTAGCGGCACGGTCGTCCTCATCAGTCTGTTGGCAATGAAACGGCCACGAGGGTATAAATCTCGCACTCGGGGCTTTGAAGCCCCTCAAAGTCATTATAGGAAATGCATTATATTCTGCAGCTGTCTTAAAGCCCCgcacattcatttacatttcacttgaaAAATAGTACAATTTCCATAATCAATTCCACCGCAGAGCGGCATCTGCACCAGTCCACGTCGCTAAGGTCACTTCATATTTTCCCTCATCATTGTTGCGCCGAAACGCCGACACTTTTGGACTGGGTCTAATAATGtttcaggttttaaaaaaaaaaaaaaaggtgatttatgatttaagtcGCTCACGACGTAAATAGGACCACGGGAAATCTCTCAACCTTCTCATTGGCGCTTTTTCTCCCGCATTTCTCATGGCCCATTTCACAACAAAATCCTGTTTCATATTCCGGTCACGACCGTCAATCTGAGCCGTCTGTATATGCTTTTGCTGCTGGCAAGTGTCAGTGAGTAACTGATAGTGAGCCACATCACTGGGGGAGAAAGTAGCTCAGCGAATgccaagaaaaacagacacagtgtAAACACATCATCATGATTTCCTGTTCGACTGCGTGATAGATACCAGCGTCTCTGAACCATTTTGCACATCCAGGTTCTGCGAACTGgtgggaggatttttttttcttttcttctgcattGCTCCCCCAAACTTATGCATTTAACATGGAGTTGAACATTTTGCATAAATTCACTATGTGGAGATTCAGCAGTTGACCCGGATGCTTCTTCCAACTGAGAGATGAGCTGATTGGATTAGCCTCTCTGCATGGAATTACATCACACAAGCAGATTaatattgattaaaataaaaattgccaCTAGAACAATTTTGGATTAGGTCTCTCCAGTTCCCCTTAGCAAGCAGTCGTCCGTGTcggttttgcttttttttttctctgttgattATTTCAGATGATGGATGCCTCGATAATATTGAGTTCTGTCCGTTCGGGGCTCTCGATTATATTGGATTTTGTAGCACGAAGGTCTTTAATTGTAATTCTCTTGCTCTGAAGGATTGTTGATGAACTGATGGGTCCTGTTTGAgggcttcctttttttccatgtgaaaAGATTTACTAGTTATTAGCAAGTGGAGGTGGAAAGTCACTCAGAACATTTAATCAAGAACTGTATATGAGTACATACAATGTTTGAGGGAATACTTAAGTATTTCTGTTTTAGACTAGTTTATATTTCTGCCCCACTACATTTCAGATTGTAATTTTTACTCCACTATAATTATCTAGttactttttaaattcatatatgCATTCACATTTCAAGGTTGGTGgccttgtgtgtgcgtgtgcgtgtgcatgtgtgtgtgtgtgtgtgtgtgtgtgtgtgcgtgtgcatgtgtgtgcgtgtgcgtgtgcgtgtgtgtgtgtgtgttaaggatAATGTGTGTGACCCCCGagacttgtttgtgtgtctgtctagcTCTATTGTCATGTCTGACGCAGCGAAGGTATCAACCGAAAGTCTCCGTCtttgatgatggaaaaaaaaagaaagaaataagagGCTATTTGTGCTTCCAGGTGCattcaggtttttatttgtgtgatgtgattaaatagcttttttttctcatcagccGCGCactgaaaagatgtttttcaccTGACAACCTTTTCAAAACAGGAATTCATCAGTGACTGTCATTCTAGCTTTCTGCTACTTATTCAGCTGCTTATGTCttcaaatggacaaaaaaaagacataatagGTAATCATTCATCAAAGAATAAGTATATCTGCAGCAGAATACACTCACAGACGTGAAAAAGTTTTAGCAGTTCAGAATATGAGATATGGAATTCGAGAGGGTCGATGCTCTCGTATGTGTCTGTGAAGTATGACGCTTCTGCCAgaagctg
The Scophthalmus maximus strain ysfricsl-2021 chromosome 15, ASM2237912v1, whole genome shotgun sequence DNA segment above includes these coding regions:
- the dtnbb gene encoding dystrobrevin, beta b isoform X2, whose product is MIEEGSKRGKAMVEKRQLFMEMRAQNFDVIRLSTYRTACKLRFVQKRCNLHLVDVWNMIEAFRDNGLNTLDHNAEINVSRLETILSSIYYQLNKRLPTTHQINVEQSIGLLLNFMVATYDSESHGKLTVFSMKAMLATMCGGKIVDKLRYIFSQISDSSGVMVFAKFDQFLREVLKLPTAVFEGPSFGYTEHSVRTCFPQQKIMLNTFLDVLMADPPPQCLVWLPLMHRLANVENVFHPVECSYCRSESMMGFRYRCQQCHGYQLCQSCFWRGHANGPHSNQHQMKEHSSWKSPAKKLSHAISKSLGCVPIGEPPHPVFPEQAERPQELTHTVQPKPVANNMNDTILMSSGAPTPTKSVLESPSRLDEEHRLIARYAARLAAEAGNSTQQCPPTDLTFNFDANKQQRQLIAELENKNREILQEIQRLRLEHEQASQPTPEKAQQNPTLLTELRLLRHRKDELERRMSALQESRRELMVQLEGLMRLLKDEEQKQASQSGGSPHSSPSHGAGCSMPMPIRSTSAGSTPTHTPQDCLAGVGGDVLEAFAQGVPRNLRNDLLVAADSITNTMSSLVKELHSVDDGAEEEETNMRNGGDRGESSWSRMKNKKHTESTEALRERERHPFL
- the dtnbb gene encoding dystrobrevin, beta b isoform X4; this translates as MIEEGSKRGKAMVEKRQLFMEMRAQNFDVIRLSTYRTACKLRFVQKRCNLHLVDVWNMIEAFRDNGLNTLDHNAEINVSRLETILSSIYYQLNKRLPTTHQINVEQSIGLLLNFMVATYDSESHGKLTVFSMKAMLATMCGGKIVDKLRYIFSQISDSSGVMVFAKFDQFLREVLKLPTAVFEGPSFGYTEHSVRTCFPQQKKIMLNTFLDVLMADPPPQCLVWLPLMHRLANVENVFHPVECSYCRSESMMGFRYRCQQCHGYQLCQSCFWRGHANGPHSNQHQMKEHSSWKSPAKKLSHAISKSLGCVPIGEPPHPVFPEQAERPQELTHTVQPKPVANNMNDTILMSSGAPTPTKSVLESPSRLDEEHRLIARYAARLAAEAGNSTQQCPPTDLTFNFDANKQQRQLIAELENKNREILQEIQRLRLEHEQASQPTPEKAQQNPTLLTELRLLRHRKDELERRMSALQESRRELMVQLEGLMRLLKDEEQKQASQSGGSPHSSPSHGAGCSMPMPIRSTSAGSTPTHTPQDCLAGVGGDVLEAFAQGVPRNLRNDLLVAADSITNTMSSLVKELHSVDDGAEEEETNMRNGGDRGESRHTESTEALRERERHPFL
- the dtnbb gene encoding dystrobrevin, beta b isoform X9; translated protein: MIEEGSKRGKAMVEKRQLFMEMRAQNFDVIRLSTYRTACKLRFVQKRCNLHLVDVWNMIEAFRDNGLNTLDHNAEINVSRLETILSSIYYQLNKRLPTTHQINVEQSIGLLLNFMVATYDSESHGKLTVFSMKAMLATMCGGKIVDKLRYIFSQISDSSGVMVFAKFDQFLREVLKLPTAVFEGPSFGYTEHSVRTCFPQQKKIMLNTFLDVLMADPPPQCLVWLPLMHRLANVENVFHPVECSYCRSESMMGFRYRCQQCHGYQLCQSCFWRGHANGPHSNQHQMKEHSSWKSPAKKLSHAISKSLGCVPIGEPPHPVFPEQAERPQELTHTVVLESPSRLDEEHRLIARYAARLAAEAGNSTQQCPPTDLTFNFDANKQQRQLIAELENKNREILQEIQRLRLEHEQASQPTPEKAQQNPTLLTELRLLRHRKDELERRMSALQESRRELMVQLEGLMRLLKDEEQKQASQSGGSPHSSPSHGAGCSMPMPIRSTSAGSTPTHTPQDCLAGVGGDVLEAFAQGVPRNLRNDLLVAADSITNTMSSLVKELHSVDDGAEEEETNMRNGGDRGESRHTESTEALRERERHPFL